A portion of the Phacochoerus africanus isolate WHEZ1 chromosome 5, ROS_Pafr_v1, whole genome shotgun sequence genome contains these proteins:
- the LAMTOR4 gene encoding ragulator complex protein LAMTOR4 isoform X2 yields the protein MTSALTQGLERIPDQLGYLVLSEGAVLASSGDLENDEQAASAISELVSTACGFRLHHGMSIPFKRLSGLSPLQWSLENTHCS from the exons ATG ACTTCTGCACTGACCCAGGGGCTGGAGCGAATCCCAGACCAGCTTGGCTACCTGGTGCTGAGTGAAGGCGCGGTGTTGGCG TCATCTGGGGATCTAGAGAATGACGAGCAGGCAGCCAGCGCCATCTCTGAGCTGGTCAGCACTGCCTGCGGTTTCCGGCTGCACCACGGCATGAGCATCCCCTTCAAGCGCCTTTCGG gtctGTCTCCCCTCCAGTGGTCTTTGGAGAACACACATTGCTCGTGA
- the LAMTOR4 gene encoding ragulator complex protein LAMTOR4 isoform X1, producing the protein MTSALTQGLERIPDQLGYLVLSEGAVLASSGDLENDEQAASAISELVSTACGFRLHHGMSIPFKRLSVVFGEHTLLVTVSGQRVFVVKRQNRGREPIDV; encoded by the exons ATG ACTTCTGCACTGACCCAGGGGCTGGAGCGAATCCCAGACCAGCTTGGCTACCTGGTGCTGAGTGAAGGCGCGGTGTTGGCG TCATCTGGGGATCTAGAGAATGACGAGCAGGCAGCCAGCGCCATCTCTGAGCTGGTCAGCACTGCCTGCGGTTTCCGGCTGCACCACGGCATGAGCATCCCCTTCAAGCGCCTTTCGG TGGTCTTTGGAGAACACACATTGCTCGTGACCGTGTCGGGACAGAGGGTGTTTGTGGTGAAGAGGCAGAACCGAGGCCGGGAGCCCATTGACGTCTGA
- the LAMTOR4 gene encoding ragulator complex protein LAMTOR4 isoform X4, which produces MSSGDLENDEQAASAISELVSTACGFRLHHGMSIPFKRLSVVFGEHTLLVTVSGQRVFVVKRQNRGREPIDV; this is translated from the exons ATG TCATCTGGGGATCTAGAGAATGACGAGCAGGCAGCCAGCGCCATCTCTGAGCTGGTCAGCACTGCCTGCGGTTTCCGGCTGCACCACGGCATGAGCATCCCCTTCAAGCGCCTTTCGG TGGTCTTTGGAGAACACACATTGCTCGTGACCGTGTCGGGACAGAGGGTGTTTGTGGTGAAGAGGCAGAACCGAGGCCGGGAGCCCATTGACGTCTGA
- the LAMTOR4 gene encoding ragulator complex protein LAMTOR4 isoform X3 yields MEPGPSPWQSSGDLENDEQAASAISELVSTACGFRLHHGMSIPFKRLSVVFGEHTLLVTVSGQRVFVVKRQNRGREPIDV; encoded by the exons ATGGAGCCTGGACCAAGTCCATGGCAG TCATCTGGGGATCTAGAGAATGACGAGCAGGCAGCCAGCGCCATCTCTGAGCTGGTCAGCACTGCCTGCGGTTTCCGGCTGCACCACGGCATGAGCATCCCCTTCAAGCGCCTTTCGG TGGTCTTTGGAGAACACACATTGCTCGTGACCGTGTCGGGACAGAGGGTGTTTGTGGTGAAGAGGCAGAACCGAGGCCGGGAGCCCATTGACGTCTGA